A single region of the Acidimicrobiales bacterium genome encodes:
- a CDS encoding STAS domain-containing protein, which produces MHVDVERSGDEALVTLAGELDTASSRSLRLTLASLVDDGVKVLRVRAAALSFLDAAGLGVLIGVARRLREVGGSLHLESASRQVSRVVALSGVALD; this is translated from the coding sequence ATGCACGTCGACGTGGAACGCTCGGGGGACGAAGCGCTGGTGACGTTGGCGGGGGAGCTCGACACCGCGAGCAGCCGGTCGTTGCGGTTGACGTTGGCGTCGCTGGTCGACGACGGCGTGAAGGTGCTGCGGGTGCGGGCCGCGGCACTGTCGTTCCTCGACGCCGCTGGCCTCGGCGTGCTCATCGGCGTGGCCCGTCGGCTGCGTGAGGTGGGCGGGTCGTTGCACCTGGAGTCGGCCAGCCGCCAGGTGTCGCGGGTGGTGGCGTTGAGCGGGGTCGCCCTGGACTGA
- a CDS encoding EAL domain-containing protein, whose protein sequence is MSKSNDRMWRWLALVAVPCIGAGVARSTTQLRFMILVGAGVTWLLLRATERSRWSEHVAKAEMASQARFAAFVQHSSDVVTVVDATGVIRYQSPSVERVFGYQPGIHVGTELRELLHPEDARRVFGLILTAAEEGRTSTLVECRVRHADGSWRYAETAVSSLLDDPEVCGVILNTRDVSERKVLEEQLAHQAFHDSLTKLANRALLKDRIDHALARAARRGRPLAVMLLDLDGFKAVNDSLGHDAGDELLVAVADRISECIRPTDTAARLGGDEFAVLVEDLASPGDYTVVAERMLESLREPFCLHGKEVFVRGSVGIAMVGEGDNTSDELLRNADVAMYMAKAEGKNRYELFNPSMHSAMLERLDIEADLRRAVENGEFVLHYQPTVVLQTGRIAGVEALVRWQHPTRGLVPPMEFIPIAEETGLIVPLGEWVLREACAQAQRWHEEHESEPPLKMAVNLSVRQLQQEDIVATVAQVLADTGFDPAALTLEITESAVMNDHVTTIVRLNALKALGVRIAVDDFGTGYSSLSYLRRFPIDVLKIDRSFVDGVTDGSQKRALLRTIVELGRTLNLETVAEGIELPEELQQLRSLDCDLGQGYYFARPLEADALGPLLAQGEVTSAEVVLDFPGRPTEVF, encoded by the coding sequence GTGGCCAAGGCCGAGATGGCGAGCCAGGCCCGGTTCGCAGCGTTCGTGCAGCATTCGTCCGACGTGGTCACCGTGGTCGACGCCACCGGCGTCATCCGCTACCAGAGCCCGTCGGTGGAGCGGGTCTTCGGCTACCAGCCCGGCATCCACGTGGGCACCGAACTGCGGGAGCTGCTCCATCCCGAGGACGCCCGGCGGGTCTTCGGGCTCATCCTCACCGCCGCCGAGGAAGGCCGCACCAGCACGTTGGTCGAGTGCCGGGTGCGCCACGCCGACGGCTCGTGGCGGTACGCCGAGACCGCGGTCAGCAGCCTGCTCGACGACCCCGAGGTGTGCGGCGTCATCCTCAACACCCGTGACGTCAGCGAACGCAAGGTGCTGGAGGAGCAGCTCGCTCATCAGGCCTTTCACGATTCGCTGACCAAGCTGGCCAACCGGGCCCTGCTCAAGGACCGCATCGACCACGCGCTGGCGCGGGCGGCGCGGCGGGGCCGGCCGTTGGCCGTGATGCTGCTCGACCTCGACGGGTTCAAGGCGGTCAACGACAGCCTGGGCCACGACGCAGGCGACGAGCTGCTGGTGGCCGTGGCCGACCGCATCAGCGAGTGCATCCGCCCGACCGACACCGCGGCCCGCCTCGGCGGCGACGAGTTCGCCGTGCTGGTGGAAGACCTGGCGTCGCCGGGCGACTACACGGTGGTGGCCGAGCGAATGCTGGAGTCGCTGCGGGAGCCGTTCTGCCTGCACGGCAAGGAGGTGTTCGTGCGGGGCAGCGTCGGCATCGCCATGGTGGGCGAGGGCGACAACACGTCCGACGAGCTGCTGCGCAACGCCGACGTCGCCATGTACATGGCCAAGGCCGAGGGCAAGAACCGCTACGAGCTGTTCAACCCGAGCATGCACTCGGCCATGCTCGAACGGCTCGACATCGAAGCCGACCTGCGCCGCGCCGTGGAGAACGGCGAGTTCGTCCTGCACTACCAGCCCACTGTGGTCTTGCAGACGGGGCGCATCGCAGGCGTCGAGGCGTTGGTGCGCTGGCAGCACCCGACGCGGGGGCTCGTCCCGCCCATGGAGTTCATCCCCATCGCCGAGGAGACCGGGCTCATCGTGCCCCTGGGCGAGTGGGTGCTGCGCGAGGCATGCGCCCAGGCCCAGCGCTGGCACGAGGAGCACGAGTCGGAGCCGCCGTTGAAGATGGCGGTCAACCTGTCGGTGCGCCAGTTGCAGCAGGAGGACATCGTGGCCACGGTGGCCCAGGTGCTGGCCGACACCGGGTTCGACCCGGCCGCGCTGACGCTGGAGATCACCGAGAGCGCGGTGATGAACGACCACGTCACCACCATCGTGCGGCTCAACGCCCTCAAGGCGCTGGGCGTGCGCATCGCCGTCGACGACTTCGGCACCGGGTACTCGTCGTTGTCGTACCTGCGGCGCTTCCCCATCGACGTGCTCAAGATCGACCGTTCGTTCGTGGACGGCGTGACCGACGGGTCGCAGAAGCGGGCACTGCTTCGCACCATCGTGGAGCTGGGCCGCACGCTGAACCTGGAGACGGTGGCCGAAGGCATCGAGCTACCCGAGGAGCTGCAGCAACTGCGCTCGCTCGACTGCGACCTGGGCCAGGGCTACTACTTCGCCCGGCCACTGGAGGCCGATGCCTTGGGGCCGTTGCTGGCGCAGGGCGAGGTGACGTCGGCCGAGGTCGTGCTCGACTTCCCGGGGCGGCCCACCGAGGTTTTCTGA